Proteins from one Malania oleifera isolate guangnan ecotype guangnan chromosome 4, ASM2987363v1, whole genome shotgun sequence genomic window:
- the LOC131153014 gene encoding vegetative cell wall protein gp1, whose product MAEQRTRTVMVINVDLSCSRCYAKIKRLLCQYPQIQDQIFDEKQNTVTITVFCCSPDKIRKKLICKGGKTIKSIEVKVPEKKKEQEKPTPKPPPAEASKPTKQAPAPAPAPAPAPTPPPQKVPAPAPAPAPAPAPTPPPQKVPAPAPAPAPAPTPPPQKVPAPAPAPAPAPTPPPQKVPAPAPAPAPAPAPTPPPPKVPEPVKMPNPCPTPGYPTPVYPVGICCWQCSEGYSNGPCYHGFGTPPPPPSALVAPPCYDYYAYPQPCYCGCGGRRGCVRRSDYCYCGCGGRRGCICRSDYFSEENTSACTIM is encoded by the exons ATGGCGGAGCAG CGTACACGTACAGTAATGGTGATTAATGTTGATCTCTCTTGCTCCCGCTGCTATGCAAAGATCAAGAGGCTCCTCTGCCAATATCCTC AAATCCAAGACCAGATCTTCGACGAGAAGCAAAACACGGTGACGATTACCGTCTTCTGCTGCTCTCCGGACAAGATCCGCAAGAAGCTCATCTGCAAAGGAGGCAAAACCATCAAGAGCATCGAGGTCAAAGTCCCCgagaagaagaaagaacaagaaaagcCCACACCGAAGCCCCCACCCGCTGAAGCCTCCAAACCTACCAAACAGGCGCCGGCACCTGCCCCAGCGCCAGCGCCAGCGCCGACACCTCCGCCGCAGAAGGTGCCGGCACCTGCCCCTGCGCCAGCGCCAGCGCCAGCGCCGACACCACCGCCGCAGAAGGTGCCGGCACCTGCCCCTGCGCCAGCGCCAGCTCCGACACCTCCGCCGCAGAAGGTGCCGGCACCTGCCCCTGCGCCAGCACCAGCGCCGACACCGCCGCCGCAGAAGGTGCCGGCACCTGCCCCTGCGCCAGCGCCAGCGCCAGCTCCGACACCGCCGCCGCCGAAGGTTCCAGAACCAGTGAAAATGCCCAACCCGTGCCCCACTCCGGGTTACCCGACACCAGTGTACCCGGTTGGGATTTGCTGCTGGCAATGCTCCGAGGGTTATTCGAACGGCCCGTGCTACCACGGTTTTGGAACGCCGCCGCCTCCCCCTTCGGCTCTGGTAGCGCCACCTTGCTACGACTATTACGCGTACCCACAGCCTTGCTACTGCGGGTGTGGGGGCCGGAGGGGCTGCGTCCGCCGCTCTGATTATTGCTACTGCGGGTGCGGGGGGCGAAGGGGCTGCATCTGCCGCTCTGATTATTTCAGCGAAGAAAACACCTCAGCTTGCACCATAATGTAA